The window taaaatttaatttaataatattatttgaattaaaagattgattaaagacaaaaaattaaaagataactagcatttttctttttaaaaaatataatttatagcaAGAAACACTCTAACCTAGTGACAGTTAAGTTGTTCTCAATCCATTAAATCCCTTGCTTAAAACTCACattcaaatataattaaaaattaataaaatgatcttatttttttaatcttctgCATTTCTAATAGGATTTAGATAATATTTGCTCtgctatatataatatataatatatgtaatatacataaaataattaataatattatatttaaatttaaatttttattttaatttatattatgtatgtaataatagttatataaattttaaaatttaagtttatttgttaaattttaataattataggagcgAGGGCGGATATCTGCTTGAACGAgttaggatttaattttttactatttatacgGGTTATTGCAAAAATCTGCCCCTACTCACCCCATTATCATccctaatttttaataattaagggAGAAAGAACAGAAGATGCAAATGTTAGTTAATCAATTTGATTGTTAAAAGTAGGTAACTCTTTTCACCTATTTTTTGTTTGTCTCTATTACATTCTATCTCATTGTATCCTATTCGATTTTGCGATATTTGAGAATTGCCGTCAGTACCTCAGTGTAAGTTCGAGATATTCCCTTGTTTTACAGTTTAGGGCTATTTAAactaatcaatttaaaatttttcaatgtaCTAGTAGAACAGAAGATGCAAaagttaattattcaaaaaatattattaagttaAAATATAGTGTTAGAAAGAGgtctttaatttaataatattttagacataatttattgtttgaatttttcaaaaaggCATAGATAATGAGAGACTGGAAAATTTACttgcaaattttttattttagtttatttgtaattatataatgTATTGTAATATGTtaacttttattaattatatattgtaatataaatttatatatttttagtagttattGAGAAATACCTATGTACAAAAATATAATATGTATTAAATGATAGAATATATACAGATTAAACAAattgacaaaaaataaatttaaaaattctaataaaatataaattgaatattttttgtgtatttcaagagaacataaattaattttctttacatAACGTGTAGGacaaatttatttttgataatataaCCCTTTTGGTATATTAAGTGATAAATATTAATTCTTTCCATTCTTAAATATGTTGCTCAACAGCACTGATTAAAAAAGGCACGTAATTAATATTAACAATCTCACAATagataaaatttcaaatttcaaaactaacccatcattcaattttcttttaaacaCTTAGGGTGaagacattaaaaaaaaataaaccacTTAGAGTGAATGTTTGGAAAAAAAATCCCAACATCAAATGCATTTCTTTAATATTCACAGGAAATTATTGTGCACCAAAGATTCACTAAATAtccttccttttgttatttttatcCATCTAAACTAAATATGCTTAGACTCAGTTATAACAGTTTTCCAATTCAATTAATATTTAAGCAACACATATAGTCAAATTCATTAATATACTCACATTTGTGTACCAATAACAACCAAAGAATTTTGTatcataaatcaattaaaaaatgcAATAAGGCATACCAAAAAAACGGAGTCCAAGAAGTAAAATTACGCTTacagagttaccaattaatcacgTTAACTAAGCTATGGCTCTATCACAAGCTAATCCTAACACATATCACAACAAGCTCTGGCAACTTCTGCCAAGCTGCTTCCTCCTAACTAGGACAGTGCTAAGTGTCAACATGCTATTCAATCCATGAGAATATCTGTATTTCTACATCTGTACACTATAAAtggcctaataataataataataataataatatataattgatcTGTCACCTTATAACTCAGTCTTTATTATGCATTGTCACCTTATAACCCAGTCTTTATtatgcattatgagttataactcagcATTAACTATTATTCATTCTTTTGCTTGTAACTGATACCTTCATTACTGACTTAATGACCATCATTTAAATCTTAATGACCAAACGTTCATAACATGAATATCATTTATCAATTCTATGCCTATAAAAGCTAAGGAACCTTCTATATCTAATCTCAAGGGGCAACATGATAAGTTCTATAAGTTTTAtatcatgtcttacattctatattcatagaattattcttatacctcttaaacacttactgatttgagcgtcagagtgtcttttgcaggtatcCACTCCCTTGTTCTCTCATTACCGACGTATAACTCATCTTGACGGAGAGCTTACAAGTATTCACCGACGGAAGAGTTATACACTTGCCAATctcagcaagaacaattggcgccgtctgtggggagaGTAAAATAATTTATACTCCCCTCAAGTTCATAATACTTGAAttacattcaaatttttgaaccaatttcAACAatcttatttaagattttattcaatacctcttatcaaattttaatctatCGTAACTTTTTATAAGGTTTGTATTTTATACCTTCAAATTGCTTCACTTTTACGTATCATAATATTTCACATCTTATAATCGATCAATTAACCAATCCGAGAATAAACTCGACTTTCAATCAATCCGAAAACAAACTCGGTTTTCAATCAAACCGAGTACAAACTCACTTACCAATTTTGCTTTCTTTGTCAAAGTTCTCTACTTACACAaataacattatttattttattcacacatatttttacatttatattttgtgtaactaatatttactgatttattagttatattcaaatctcaatatatgttttatataataatgacatataacaaccatgtcaattgaatttttatttcattaGGTGCTATATTCTTATTGCTTAATGATTTTATTTATACAATTAAATGACAGTAATGATGAGTTCAAATCTTAAAATTGGATTCcatcaaaaattaattatatatcaattGTATATAACTGTTACATTATTCACTTTAtgctattaaattttatgttattgTTTTTTAATGTAGAAAATTAAACAGACAATTTACTATTATTGCACGAAGAATATCCATTGTCATACTATAAGTATTGCTAGAAACATTATGCTAAATGTATAATTCAATAACTATTATCTTATtgctttattatcaaattaaagcatgtcctacaaaacaaaattcaaatattcACATTTGACATGTATGACATTCATATATGTCGTCTTCTTCTCTACAATTATCAACTTTCAaggtatatttttttactttgaactattttacttttacaatatatattattcaatatatgttGCGACTTTATACctattcattttctcaatttatcttattcatgtcagaccttcactataaattgtaaatattcaataactaattgcTTTGAGCGAGAAATTTATTAATAAGTTGTTGTGGGTTGGAAAAATTCCCAAGACAATTAACCATTATATCCTCGGATCATACAATCGATTCCGTCAATGGATATCTATCTCTGAACTTTTCAGTTCATATACAATCAAATGCTAAAATCGTTCTTAAGCGAAAAAATATCCCCCACACAACTATTTTGATTGAATGATGACTCTTAtcactaaattattttttgaataagtgtCGACATacactacaacaatatagattattttttagggttataatgtgtaaaagaaaattaaaatttgtcaaaaaaataaattttgacactattttaactataaaaatatgttaataaaaattttgtcaaaaatagtatttttaacatataagtgattgtgaaaaaaatttaaatcttattttgataaatattggctgtcaaaaataatttgttagaaaattttgagaatatattttctgtgatacttattaattgtcaaaaatactatttattttgacacttattgactataaaatattttcaacaaaaatttttaacaaagaatgaaatgagatcttgaaactaaagaataaattaagattttgaagataaagaatgagtaaTATAATCTtaaactgagagcagtgtgatgtcaaaattaacagagcccaaagaagaagaaaaatagtggagtaaattaaaaacaaatgagtatcaaaattgaggagtaattttctgcggtcaaattattcatcaagaaaacatagaaaatttgacatttgtgatatttgtcaaaaatatatattaattttgacatttaattatggtgttaaaaaataaaatgttaaaataactctattttcttgtagtgataataacccgactaagcttgggggctcaccatatatcattattcacttatcttttaaccgagttataactcattttattttctaagcttaGCCTGGATCATATGATCGGCGGACAAAGTTTGGGGGCTgtgatccgtcaccttataactcaGTCTTTATTATGCATTATGAGTTATTACACaccaaacggtcataacatgaATATCATTCATCAATTCTATGCCTATAAAAGCTAAAGAACCTTCTATATCTAATCTCAAGGAGCAACATGATaagttttataaattttatatcatgtcttacattctatattcatagaattattacacacaacacatgataacttctatttcatgtattacattctatattcatagaattattcttatacctcttaaacacttactgatTTGAGCGTCAGAGTGTCTTTTGCAGATACCCACCCCCTTGTTCTTTCATTgccgacgtataactcatccCGACAAAAAACTTGAAGACATTCATCGACGGACGAGCTATACACCGGCCAAACTcaccaagaacaataatatataataaaaattaacttatttgaattatttttttattattattcattcatTCAATAATTAAATACAACTAAGCACAAcaaaataactttttattttcttattcattGAGTCACATATATGAtaaataaattgtattaattattttaaaatatattttaaataaattgtgcacgaaaagaataaaaaagaaaagaaaatatgctaaaatgaaaaatataatagaagTTACATTCGAAGAAGTATAATAAAAtagtttaatatattaaattatttagtattattaattattattggcattatatattagttaaaaatatcttaATTCTCTAGTTTGATCGCAGATctattatttaaatatctaataaattaatgaaataaattaattgatacgcataattaacataattaatttagtttaattaattaaaaaataaattaaaaaatacttctaatacaataattaaacaatatttatattatctgttttatttataattttattatatactttataaattaattaattaattaactcatataataaattataattaattaatataaattataataaattatataatatttaaatatttaatttaattaatttattataataaattaaatttaataaattaaaaaataaatcaaaatccaCTTTCAAAAAATACATCACATCAATTCTATCGTTAAATATAAAATTTCGATtttaatataatagaatagataatagaTAACTCAACCTATTTAGATAGAGACTTGGGGGACCGAAATTTTGGTTCGCTGAGTTTTTTAAAACCGCTTGAGTTATGATGATAACTATGGTGTAAATAGTTTCCTTTGTaaccattttaatttttaaatgcaTACATTTAATTTTCAGTAGCCGACTCTACAATTTAATAATGGCCTTTTCTACATCTCATTATTTAAGCTTACCCTTATATTTTCATGTTtgattcttatttaatttttcctcgggtaatgcttttttttttttttttgctcaacTTATCGAAGGCGAAAATATTATTACATTACCTTGTTTGATTGAGAGAAGAAAATTCCAAATGCACGGAAAGAGAAAAGACATGCATgatatgaactagaaaaagatcTACAATATAACAAGTTATACAAACAAGACCCTTTAGCAAATAACCCAGCAACATACATCAACATTAAAAAGACACTccaagtaaaattaaaagttaaaacacacTACTAGTAGTTCATGACGATGATTTGTTTTGATTAAGGGTGGCTGCTGCGGCGAGGGATGCAGCGACACCACCAGGAGTAGTTTTCATGTCCGCCTTGTTTCTAATCTCGGCACCGATCACTCCCTCTGCGTCCTCTCTCGTCACCGCCTTATCCGACGGCAGCTTCTCCTTTGCATCCTGCATTATTATATATTACgttctattttctattattagAATGGAGATTGaataaatataaaactaaaaataaaaataccttacacttataaattatataaaaattttatcattaaaaatataaaatttgtaatatatatatatatatatatatatatatatatatatatatatatatatatatatatatatatcaatatgatgattaaataatattaaaaaaagtataaatgtCACACGttgtttagaattttatttttatttaaattatatttagttttaaaagtaGTAACATTGTAACAAGAAATTGATCTGACCATCCTACaaataaataatactaattaaataatagaaaaatataggCTACTAACATATTAtttgccaacttctgccaactcttatttataattgtgttttatggAAATGTGTTCGttgatgtgtctaataattaatatattttaaatgcatatataaagagacacatccagaaaatatatctataaagacatttctattaaacacagctataaaaaagacatttttattagacacatccacgaatatacttccatgaaacacaattataaataagagttgacagaagttggcagatatgctaTTGGTAACGTAACGGAaccgttaaataataatttttataagagATTTTAATAGGGAATAAATTCtaaacattgaaaaaaaaaattgttttccaTGTTATAGATTtgctcaaaaaataaacaaaaataagtcACCGTTAAGACATCAGATAAGGTTGTCTTCTGAAAATCACCCATAGTCCTTAAATTCTTGGTGGCGGCAGACTGAGCTACGGCTGCCAAGCCGCCGGGTTGAATCTCATTCTTTCCGGTGGCTCTCATTTCCGCAGCTTGTATAGCTGCAGCGTCACTCTGATCCACTGGCTTGTCGCTGGCGGGAGCCAACGTCGTTGCTTCTAGAGCCTCCCCAATGGTTATAGCATCTTTATCTAGAGCCGAGCCAGGAGTTTTCATGGGCACATTTGGCTCCACAAATTCACCCACAACCTGTGTATTAATTCATAATTATTAGTCATTATCATCTATTTTTTATGACTAagaattagtaattaattttaatttatcaaataatagtttacaaaaatattatactactaacagaatttattatttttaattatatttttaattattaattaaatttttatagtttaataatcTAAAAACATATTTATAACTCACACTTTTAACTAATTACCACTATAAAAGAAACCGATATTAACAGTAGTTATTTTTGCGTTTTACAGATGGCCGCTAAACAGAATACCAACTATTTAAAAACCAGCAATTTAAAAACTGCCCACCTTTAGAAGGCGGAAATTAGATTTTGCTAATATCTGCCTATATTGTAGTGTacgaaaaaaaaattctaatgatCTTTATTTATCCTTttaataatttacatatttacaAAGGTCAGTTAGCTAAAATTTATACTAAGGATATAATAACagtctaaaaaatatatattaaaattaattattaaaaataaccaCTAAAAAATAATAACCCACCTATCATTGTATAAAAATTTTCTATCAGCTTAAGTTGAAAaatattatgatataaaatataattatttatctattttattttattaatttaaattttaaaaaaattgatgaaaattTAAGTACAatcaattttatatgaaattaataattaagagttattagataaaaatttaatcaaatcagtcaaatcatctaacgttTGTGTAACTAACTAAAAACATTGCTCTCAAACCTGTTCTCCCACGCTTTCCGTAATGACACGGTTGACGCCAATTTTACTCTCCAACACGCATATCCCTTGGTCCTTTGCCACGCTAGAGACGTCTCCACGGCCCACAAGACCCGCAGAGACATTGGTGACTGCAGCAGACTGCATGACGGAAGCCGGGCCACCTTTTTGGGTTTGTCCCAGTGCCTGGTTTTCCGTCGCTTGCATGAGTGCCGCGTCTTGCGGCATGATTGGTTCGGATGCCAAGTCCCCTGAGACATTAAAAATATCACCGTACTTGATCGGATCTTTGTGCTCTTGTCCTTCTTCTTGTGGTCTCCGAGGTGTTTGTTGTTGGCTCATGATGAAGAAGTTTGTGACAAGTTAGGAAGAGCTTTTTGGAATAGTTCAAGTGGGTATATCCTGGGATGATGTTGGTGGAGCTTATATATATAGGAAAAAACTCCTTGCTACTAGTAACTTCCTacgtaaattaataataaatataacactatgtaatatgtaatattaatgtatatattttatttttattatgaggTTCAATGTATGTATAATTATAGGATAATTTACTTATATAAAGTGATTATTGAAGTGGGATGttattaaattattctaaatGTGATGCATTATAATtttgtcttctttatttttatcttaacaAGTAAAACTTGTAGTTATGGTACGAAAAATAGATCAGAGAAGAAAAAATTGTAGTACATTCATATTTacgaaattttaataatatttatctttagTCAATTTATATAAGTAAATTATCTATAATTATAAGAATAGTTATTAATCTAATTTGAGTTACAAACCAAGAATTTAGGATTATTGATCAAGATTACCTGAAGAAAATATGTAGTTTGTGAAATGTGAATATCCTCCTTGTTCTAGAGGATGGTGGTAGGTGCACAATATTTTAGATTTAGTTATTTAGGGTAAATTATATGGACAAACTAGTTGAGGATTAATATTATACAgatgttttaaaattaaattatgttaCATGCGTGTCTTATTTGTTAttctatataaattgaattatatgtgttttatttaagtttttttaatataaatcgaataaaataaactcgatttagatttaatttattattatataggcCTTTTACTAACGCCATGATAAATTAAAAC is drawn from Arachis hypogaea cultivar Tifrunner chromosome 12, arahy.Tifrunner.gnm2.J5K5, whole genome shotgun sequence and contains these coding sequences:
- the LOC112726898 gene encoding late embryogenesis abundant protein D-34 isoform X2 → MSQQQTPRRPQEEGQEHKDPIKYGDIFNVSGDLASEPIMPQDAALMQATENQALGQTQKGGPASVMQSAAVTNVSAGLVGRGDVSSVAKDQGICVLESKIGVNRVITESVGEQVVGEFVEPNVPMKTPGSALDKDAITIGEALEATTLAPASDKPVDQSDAAAIQAAEMRATGKNEIQPGGLAAVAQSAATKNLRTMGDFQKTTLSDVLTNVIYNNAGCKGEAAVG
- the LOC112726898 gene encoding late embryogenesis abundant protein D-34 isoform X1 — translated: MSQQQTPRRPQEEGQEHKDPIKYGDIFNVSGDLASEPIMPQDAALMQATENQALGQTQKGGPASVMQSAAVTNVSAGLVGRGDVSSVAKDQGICVLESKIGVNRVITESVGEQVVGEFVEPNVPMKTPGSALDKDAITIGEALEATTLAPASDKPVDQSDAAAIQAAEMRATGKNEIQPGGLAAVAQSAATKNLRTMGDFQKTTLSDVLTDAKEKLPSDKAVTREDAEGVIGAEIRNKADMKTTPGGVAASLAAAATLNQNKSSS